TTCTATAAACACAGCTCCTACCCATAGTGTGAGAAGACTTGCAAAAATTGACCGAATAAGAGACATGATTGGAAAGAATGAATTCAGTCTAATGTTCAAAACATAAAAAAGAATCATACACCCAGAGATTCCAGTAATGATCATCGACCAGATCACACCATCGATCCCGTAATTCGGTATCAAGGTGAGTGCAAACAGCAACCCTAGACATCCAATTACAATCATAGAATAAAATCGATGCCGTAATAAGTTTGAAGCATTGAATACATCACCTAGCACCCAGATGATTGTGATGCCAAGCATGCCAATCGTTAATCCCCCCAAGATATAGCCTGAACCTCGGAAATCTGCACCAAACAACAGAGTAATCATTGTATCTCCCAAACAGAATGCAGCCGTAATTCCCAAGCCTCCTAAAATAAAAATTCCACTTAAGATTTGGCGTAAAAGAACTGCCGCATCTTCAGCATTATTATTAGCAATCAAATTTGAAAAAGTGGAGAACGTACCACGAGGAATTGCCAATCCTAATGGAATGATAGCATGAGCCAGAGTGAAGCATGCTGCAAATAGTCCGATACTAATATCATCTGTACTGAAAGATTTTAAAATCCATAGATTTAAAGGTGCAAGTAACGAGGTAATGACTTCTGCAAACGGTGCAAGCCGAAGCCAATTTATGAATTCTGGTAACAAGTCCCTATTCATGTTATTAGGACTTTTAGCATTTTTTCTGGCTAACCTACTCACAATAACACCAC
The Gimesia aquarii DNA segment above includes these coding regions:
- a CDS encoding lipopolysaccharide biosynthesis protein; protein product: MKIQPLKSVGLFGISQLFALVAGFFLQSLVARYLQPAEYGSFVVVSTILLSLSMALVSAIPKALARFVSVDRNQLHNMWISLWTVQLPACIAIALLFGCLAPYISLLLRDFALRPLLLLITVELVVKAGVLEPSWLLLNGAGYHRIQAILIATHGGFRITCVWVLLLGGTGLIRCFIGLAVAAILSATLSGVIVSRLARKNAKSPNNMNRDLLPEFINWLRLAPFAEVITSLLAPLNLWILKSFSTDDISIGLFAACFTLAHAIIPLGLAIPRGTFSTFSNLIANNNAEDAAVLLRQILSGIFILGGLGITAAFCLGDTMITLLFGADFRGSGYILGGLTIGMLGITIIWVLGDVFNASNLLRHRFYSMIVIGCLGLLFALTLIPNYGIDGVIWSMIITGISGCMILFYVLNIRLNSFFPIMSLIRSIFASLLTLWVGAVFIEIEDIKTVIIAGVLTVAIYLLSLKILGELKFHLR